TGGGCCTTCTCACCGCTGCTGTTTCATAACGAGATGAGCGTGCTGCTGATTTTCCTGATGTTCACCAACATGTTCGCCGGCGTGCTGGTGCTGCCAGCCTTCATCGCCTGGTCGCGCACCCGCTTCATCTCCAAGTACGAAACCCAACGCGTGACCCCAACGACGGGCCAACTGGCAACCAATTAATCGCCTCTCGTGCACCGAGCGCAGCCGGATGTCCACAGGCATCCGGCTGCCGACCTCTTCTTACTTCAACAGGATGGTCAGCAATGGGATGCAGGCGGTGGATTGTGGCAGGCATGGTAACCTTGATGCTCGGGCTGGGCCCGGTTGAGAAGGCGCAACCCGCTCCCCCCCAATTATCCGGCTATGCGGGACGGCTTCCCGATTCTCAGTTTCTTAACCTGCCGGCGGTCAACCGGCCGCTACACGAGCTGCTTGGCGCCCGTTATACCGCCTTCAGGAACCGCTTCCAGGTGCTATTTCCGATAGGATTGGTAGGACGCGACCTCGTTGCGGAAGCCTGCGTGCGTAGTCAATGCGCCACACGCCGCGCGGCTTTTGCGCTGGATTTGGATACTGGCAAGGTTGCCGCCGCCTTCTTTACCCGTCACACCTTCGAGATCTACGGCGACGCCGACCATCGCTATCTTGATCTGCCACCCGGCCTGCGTCATTGGATAACCCGGGTGACCGACGAAAATTCCCCCGGTCGAATCCAGTTTCAATTTCGCTAGGTAAACGGGCTCTGATGGCGCCCTAGGGGCGACAAATCACTACGCGCTGCCCGCGCGTTCCACCCTTAGTCTGCGCGTCGGCTGTCACGGAGAGGTCAGCTAGCGCCGCAAGCCGCGCGCGCGCTGACTTTGCGCCGGTGCCTGTGTCGCGCATCTCGTGGCCGGGGCCGTTTGTTATTTAATGGCAAAGAATACTTGCGTGTCCGAGATCCACGCGCCACAGTTAGAAGCAGCTTTATGCTAATTGATGAAGGTTTGGCCCGATATATATCGATGTAAAAAGCGGCCTACAAACCTTTTGGCTGATAATTAAGCAGATAAACTCAAGACTCCAAGAGTGGCGTTACCGATGCGTATTCTGTTGGCCCATCCTGGTCCGCTTACCTACAGCGAGATTTACCTGCGCCTAGAGCCGCTAGGCTTGGAACGGCTGGGCGCGGCGTTGCTGGCCGCCGGCCATGAGGTCCGTCTGGTGGACCTGCAGGTTTTTTCCGGCGCCGATTATGCCCGCGAGTTGCGCTCCTTCAAGCCGCGTGCGGTGGGGCTATCGCTCAACTATCTGGCCAACCTACCCGAGGTGGTGGAATTGGCCAAACTGGCCAAAGCCCAGGGCTGCTTTGTATTCGTGGGCGGCCACAGCGCGTCGTTTGTAGCAGGCGAGCTTATCGAACACGGCGCAGGTGCCATTGATTGCGTGTTGCGCGGCGAAGGGGAGGCAGCGGGCGCGGATTTGATGGAGGCGATCGGGGATCGCGACCTGCTCCAGGTGCCCGGGGTGGTGACGGCGCAGGGCTTTGGGCCGCCGCCGCGGATGGTGGATTCACTGGAAAGTTTCCTGCCCGCCCGTCATCTGGCCCGCCGCCGGCGGCGCTATTTTATTGGCATGCTCGACCCTTGCGCCTCGGTGGAATTTACCCGCGGGTGCCCCTGGGACTGCTCGTTTTGCAGCGCATGGACTTTTTACGGACGCAGCTATCGCAAGCTGTCACCGGAGGCGGCGGCGCACGAGTTGGCCTCCATCCACGAACCCAACGTATTCATCGTGGACGACGTAGCTTTTGTCCATCCCGAAGACGGCTTCGCCATCGGGCACGCTTTGGAGCAGCGCCGGATCCGCAAGCGTTATTATCTCGAAACCCGCACCGATGTGCTGTGCCGCAATCAGGAGGTGTTCGCCTACTGGCGCCGCCTGGGGCTGGAGTACATGTTTTTGGGTCTGGAGGCGATCGACGCCGACGCCCTGCGCGCCCATCGCAAACGCTCTTCGGTCAGTGTTAACCTGCAAGCTTTGGAAGTGGCGCGCAAATTAGGATTGACGGTCGCGATCAATCTTATCGCCGATCCTGACTGGGACGAGCAACGCTTCCGTTTCGTCCGCGAATGGGCCCTTTCCATTCCGGAGATCGTCCACTTGACGGTGGCCACTCCCTATCCTGGCACTGAGATTTGGCAAACCGGCGCGCGTAAACTGACTACCCGCGACTATCGTCTATTCGATATTCAGCATGCGGTACTGCCTACGCGTTTACCGCTGCTTAAATTTTACCAGGAGTTGGTCAAGACCCAGGCGGTTATCGATCGCAAGCATCTCGGCTTCGCCGCGCTGCGCGATCTGTCGTGGACTACTCTGGGTCTGCTGCTGCGCGGGCAGACCAATTTCGTGCGGATGTTATGGAAGTTCAACCAGGTCTACAATGCCGATCGACAGTACGCGGACCATTTCCGCGAGGTTACTTACCAAATTGACCATACCGACAAAGCGGCCGGCCGCCTTCACAACACCGAACTCTACGTCTATCGCAATCCGGCGGCCACCGAACGAACCAGGGCTATCCACGCCGCACCGGTCGCGATGGGCTCGGGTTAAGCCTCACCCGCGCTGGCTGCCAGTGATGGTATTGGCGGCGGGGTGTGCGCTGGCCAGCGCGCCCTCCCAGTCCTCGTCCGCGGCGCCGCCCTCCCAGCCCGCCTCCGCCGCGGATGTGCCACCTGGACCATGGGATCCACCGGCCGCCCTGGCGGACTTGGCGCGCACTCCAGGAGTGGTCTTTTCCTTCCGCGAAGAGCTTAGCCACGACCACGTGACCTTGCCAATGTGGCGCACCGCTTTCGATCCGCGCACCTATGCCGGCCATCCCCTGGGCTACTATCAAGTAACCGCTTTCGCTTCGGTGGCAATAACGCAAGGCGCCCAAGTTCTAGGTAATTACACCGCGCAAGCGCAAGTGGAACAGCCCTACACCATCTATTCGGGCCCCACCTTCATGCAACTGGAGCGA
This genomic stretch from Candidatus Binataceae bacterium harbors:
- the hpnR gene encoding hopanoid C-3 methylase HpnR, with the protein product MRILLAHPGPLTYSEIYLRLEPLGLERLGAALLAAGHEVRLVDLQVFSGADYARELRSFKPRAVGLSLNYLANLPEVVELAKLAKAQGCFVFVGGHSASFVAGELIEHGAGAIDCVLRGEGEAAGADLMEAIGDRDLLQVPGVVTAQGFGPPPRMVDSLESFLPARHLARRRRRYFIGMLDPCASVEFTRGCPWDCSFCSAWTFYGRSYRKLSPEAAAHELASIHEPNVFIVDDVAFVHPEDGFAIGHALEQRRIRKRYYLETRTDVLCRNQEVFAYWRRLGLEYMFLGLEAIDADALRAHRKRSSVSVNLQALEVARKLGLTVAINLIADPDWDEQRFRFVREWALSIPEIVHLTVATPYPGTEIWQTGARKLTTRDYRLFDIQHAVLPTRLPLLKFYQELVKTQAVIDRKHLGFAALRDLSWTTLGLLLRGQTNFVRMLWKFNQVYNADRQYADHFREVTYQIDHTDKAAGRLHNTELYVYRNPAATERTRAIHAAPVAMGSG